From the Oleiphilus messinensis genome, one window contains:
- a CDS encoding cellulose binding domain-containing protein, giving the protein MRVFMTAFSCFRSILLFVTVLHINHLMAATCEYTVVNEWNTGFTASVQITNNSDQEIDGWMASLDFPDGVSISQIWNASVAAENPYHAVNMSYNAKILPGSRVDFGFNGQKSTANQPAQIPVLGGICETDISNHPPVAIVRASAQTGDAPFAVSFYGSDAYDPDGDELTYLWAFGDGTVSSLRNPIHTFTTPGIYAVTLTVSDGSLTSPPATTTVQVTSSEPVQVACHYEIENEWNAGFTASVKLTNQSGQAIEGWTVTLDFPDDTTINHMWNANLTGSDLFYAANKPYNATIQSGSTVDFGFNGTKANLNTSAKLPVLGGICTAVGGNQPPVAVMSASSTSGVVPLTVNFDGSGSTDPDGDDLGYLWDFGDGTFSNEATPTHTFDQVGNYAVTLTVTDGSLDSQISTLSISAQAPEPDIAYSLDSDRSSLYFVSTKKVHVVETHQFTDLSGSVSETGTVRLRINLDSVETGIDIRNQRMRDFLFETGSFNYGEVELNIDLTDITAMDAGSTLERDISPVLDLHGFRVPINTQVRITKLQPGQFLVQNTTPIIVNAADFGLTAGIDVLRELAGLNVISYSVPTNFTLVFNAQ; this is encoded by the coding sequence ATGAGGGTTTTTATGACTGCCTTCTCATGTTTTCGGTCGATTTTACTTTTTGTAACTGTACTCCATATAAACCATCTAATGGCTGCAACCTGTGAATACACTGTTGTAAACGAATGGAACACTGGATTTACAGCTTCAGTACAAATAACCAACAATTCTGATCAGGAGATTGATGGCTGGATGGCTTCGCTGGATTTTCCGGACGGTGTCTCAATCAGCCAGATCTGGAATGCGTCAGTGGCCGCAGAAAACCCCTATCACGCCGTCAATATGAGCTACAACGCTAAAATACTGCCGGGCAGTCGCGTTGATTTTGGCTTTAACGGTCAAAAATCAACGGCTAACCAGCCTGCCCAAATACCTGTGCTGGGCGGTATTTGTGAGACCGATATTTCCAACCATCCACCTGTGGCGATTGTCAGAGCATCAGCGCAGACAGGTGATGCACCGTTTGCCGTCAGTTTTTATGGCAGTGATGCGTACGATCCTGATGGCGATGAGTTGACCTATCTCTGGGCATTTGGCGACGGCACTGTTTCCAGCCTGCGGAATCCAATCCATACTTTTACGACACCGGGAATCTACGCAGTCACGTTAACTGTCAGTGATGGATCGCTAACCTCTCCACCCGCTACTACGACGGTGCAGGTAACGAGTTCGGAGCCTGTGCAGGTCGCCTGCCACTACGAGATCGAAAATGAATGGAACGCAGGTTTCACGGCCTCCGTCAAATTGACCAATCAATCCGGCCAGGCTATTGAGGGTTGGACGGTGACCCTCGACTTTCCGGACGATACAACCATAAATCACATGTGGAATGCCAACCTTACAGGGTCTGATCTGTTTTACGCTGCGAACAAACCCTACAATGCCACAATTCAGTCTGGTAGCACGGTTGATTTCGGGTTCAATGGCACTAAAGCAAATCTGAATACATCTGCAAAACTCCCTGTTCTAGGTGGAATTTGCACTGCCGTTGGAGGAAACCAGCCCCCAGTTGCTGTAATGTCCGCCTCGTCGACGTCTGGAGTTGTACCTTTAACCGTCAACTTTGATGGTAGTGGGTCAACCGATCCGGATGGCGATGATCTGGGCTACCTTTGGGATTTTGGTGATGGTACTTTCTCTAATGAAGCCACGCCAACCCATACATTTGATCAAGTCGGAAATTATGCCGTGACACTCACTGTCACGGATGGCTCGCTTGATTCTCAAATATCCACCCTCTCCATTTCTGCACAAGCGCCAGAGCCGGATATTGCCTACTCGCTGGACTCGGATCGTTCCTCTTTATATTTTGTTTCGACCAAGAAAGTACACGTTGTCGAGACGCATCAGTTTACCGATTTGAGTGGCTCTGTCTCTGAGACCGGTACAGTCAGGCTGCGGATCAATCTCGATAGTGTGGAAACCGGGATCGACATCCGAAATCAGCGTATGCGTGATTTTCTTTTCGAGACGGGATCGTTCAATTACGGCGAAGTGGAGCTCAATATCGATCTTACCGATATTACCGCAATGGACGCGGGCAGTACCCTTGAGCGCGACATCTCTCCGGTGCTGGATTTACATGGATTCCGCGTTCCGATTAATACCCAAGTTAGAATCACAAAATTGCAGCCAGGCCAGTTTCTGGTGCAAAACACCACTCCGATTATTGTGAATGCCGCAGATTTCGGACTCACCGCGGGTATTGACGTGTTACGGGAGCTGGCAGGCCTCAACGTCATCAGCTACTCGGTACCTACCAATTTCACGCTCGTTTTCAACGCGCAATAA
- a CDS encoding AraC family transcriptional regulator: MTIDYDSKIMSASYAAVIVRLVKQYGITESAMLENTGIPQALLSADDQYLSVNQFVRLTHNALTLTGVPHLGLKLGQNLNVTAHGMMGIAALSSKNTREVLEVIHQYIRTRFNLISAEYDVHNGVFSLIIEEDDDAVVSLKQDPNADVAFRFALEAIFASIHSIVQLLTQTNCQELQFEFAFPVPFYLAEYQRVFGSEVRFGQKQHRITGPEAFADLPFSFYDEATLQAALRSCQSLLAGLPVPGVLMTTRVRNVLDVSNGNFLTFDELCKRFNMSSRTMRRRLESEGTNYQEIVNAARLELAKKYLSDTTMSIIAVASELKFSDPSYFARIFKRWTGLSPSQYRQKYFEANKS; this comes from the coding sequence ATGACCATTGACTATGACTCTAAAATCATGTCCGCAAGTTATGCGGCGGTAATTGTTCGACTGGTCAAACAGTATGGCATAACTGAAAGTGCCATGCTGGAAAATACCGGGATACCTCAAGCGCTACTTTCTGCGGACGATCAATATTTGTCCGTAAATCAGTTTGTAAGGCTCACCCATAACGCACTCACGCTTACTGGCGTTCCACACCTCGGCCTGAAGCTCGGACAGAATCTTAATGTCACTGCACACGGGATGATGGGTATCGCTGCGCTCAGCAGTAAAAATACCCGTGAAGTGCTCGAAGTTATTCATCAGTACATCCGTACTCGATTCAATCTTATCTCCGCCGAGTATGATGTGCACAACGGTGTTTTTTCGCTCATTATTGAAGAAGATGATGATGCTGTTGTATCGCTGAAACAGGATCCAAATGCAGATGTAGCATTTCGCTTTGCGCTGGAGGCGATATTTGCAAGTATCCATTCAATCGTTCAGTTACTCACGCAAACAAACTGCCAGGAATTGCAATTTGAGTTTGCCTTCCCCGTTCCATTCTATTTAGCGGAGTATCAGAGGGTGTTCGGATCGGAAGTTCGCTTCGGGCAAAAACAACACCGAATAACAGGGCCTGAAGCTTTCGCAGATTTACCTTTTTCTTTCTATGATGAAGCAACATTGCAGGCGGCACTGCGCAGTTGCCAGTCGTTGTTGGCGGGTCTTCCTGTACCCGGTGTATTAATGACAACTCGAGTTAGAAATGTACTTGATGTCAGTAATGGAAATTTTCTCACGTTTGATGAACTCTGTAAGCGTTTCAATATGAGTTCCCGCACCATGCGTCGTCGTCTTGAATCCGAAGGGACGAACTACCAGGAAATAGTGAACGCCGCACGTCTCGAGCTCGCGAAGAAATACCTGTCTGACACGACAATGTCGATCATTGCAGTCGCTTCTGAATTGAAATTCAGTGACCCGTCCTATTTCGCCCGCATTTTCAAACGTTGGACAGGTTTGTCCCCCAGTCAATATCGGCAAAAATATTTCGAGGCTAATAAAAGTTGA
- a CDS encoding DUF6160 family protein, translated as MVSSLTKNKKSVISILGAVFAILTIEVHAELKQLDDATLSDVTGQAFIAIDENNYATGDANVDYLRINLGLKIETQLNADRLEFGNYEREDPYGEARDADIIFDNFSLGTIYDEAYYASNPRVAKPLKSDGTEYSDGEIVPFSITDPFLEFALDKTTGRPVGVRLGLGEAQGLLSASIQSLTGDLNIDVLDRGEGLTEASSDGNIFDQLVVLLAPYLTSGDPLEAKAVLLDADGNPDPIRATMAGIPNGEEFVIRDTNFFTRFAISLLGPVLSSEVDIQGDDIYLTVQDCAVIGINTCFNLDTFNTLAIGEQTMVGDRSYLTGPESGAFLAFQSRDLKWLRDVSLTNPSAEDFVDATRGAYLNVPNGLTLNLNEAFQGIERAQTEYIDRGVGLF; from the coding sequence ATGGTAAGCTCGCTAACAAAGAATAAAAAATCAGTGATCTCGATATTGGGTGCTGTCTTCGCCATATTGACAATAGAGGTGCATGCAGAATTAAAGCAGCTTGATGATGCAACTTTATCGGATGTTACAGGTCAAGCATTTATAGCGATTGACGAAAATAACTACGCTACGGGTGATGCGAATGTTGATTACCTGAGGATTAATCTAGGCTTGAAAATCGAAACGCAACTGAATGCAGATCGTCTGGAATTCGGGAACTACGAACGTGAAGATCCTTATGGTGAAGCAAGAGATGCGGATATCATCTTTGATAATTTCTCCCTCGGGACAATTTATGATGAAGCATACTATGCCAGTAATCCCCGTGTGGCAAAACCGCTGAAGTCAGACGGTACAGAATATAGCGATGGCGAAATTGTGCCGTTCAGCATCACGGATCCATTTTTGGAATTTGCTCTCGATAAAACGACAGGAAGGCCTGTGGGTGTAAGGCTCGGGCTTGGTGAGGCGCAGGGGCTCTTGTCTGCTTCGATTCAGTCACTGACTGGTGATTTGAATATTGATGTACTGGACCGTGGCGAGGGGTTGACGGAAGCGTCCTCAGACGGAAATATTTTCGATCAGCTTGTTGTATTGTTGGCTCCATATTTAACTTCTGGAGATCCGTTGGAAGCAAAGGCTGTCCTGCTTGATGCGGATGGCAATCCTGATCCGATACGTGCGACCATGGCCGGTATTCCGAATGGAGAAGAGTTTGTTATTCGGGATACGAACTTTTTCACGCGTTTTGCAATCTCGTTGCTGGGGCCAGTACTGAGCAGCGAAGTTGATATCCAAGGCGATGATATTTATTTAACCGTTCAGGATTGTGCGGTTATTGGCATCAATACTTGTTTCAATCTGGATACATTTAATACACTTGCCATCGGTGAGCAAACAATGGTCGGTGATCGAAGTTATTTGACTGGCCCGGAAAGCGGTGCTTTTTTGGCTTTTCAGTCCAGAGATTTAAAATGGTTGCGCGATGTTAGTTTAACCAATCCCTCCGCTGAAGATTTTGTCGATGCGACTCGGGGGGCGTATTTAAATGTACCGAATGGACTTACTTTAAATCTTAATGAGGCCTTTCAAGGGATAGAGCGAGCTCAAACCGAGTATATTGATAGAGGAGTTGGCCTTTTCTAG
- a CDS encoding IS5 family transposase, with the protein MKQQSLEATGFEVYRKKTRKEIFLDEMNQIIPWKELSDAIKPYYPKPPKGAGRKPVGLERMLRIHFLQHWFELSDPGAEEALYDSRAMRLFVGIDLGKEPVPDETTICKFRHLMERHNLGGELFRLVNVYLEENGLKVSRGTIVDASIINAPSSTKNKDKQRDPEMKQTRKGNQWYFGMKAHIGVDSKTKLIHSVVVTPANVHDSQVLEDLLHGDETRLWGDSAYAGLKEVLKERAPNAKDFTQRKAYRNRPLSDQERSSNRFKSKIRSRVEHVFGVLKGQFGYKKVRYKGLDKNAHAVFTKCALANIVLAKRHLQPV; encoded by the coding sequence ATGAAACAACAGAGTCTGGAAGCGACAGGGTTTGAGGTTTACCGAAAGAAAACCCGAAAAGAGATTTTCCTTGATGAAATGAATCAAATCATTCCGTGGAAGGAATTGAGTGACGCAATAAAACCCTATTATCCAAAACCTCCGAAAGGCGCAGGACGCAAGCCAGTCGGTTTGGAACGTATGCTTCGTATTCATTTCCTCCAGCATTGGTTTGAGTTGTCGGATCCCGGTGCAGAAGAAGCACTCTATGACTCAAGAGCAATGCGTCTTTTTGTTGGGATAGATTTGGGCAAGGAACCTGTGCCAGATGAAACGACTATCTGTAAGTTTCGCCATTTGATGGAGAGGCATAATCTTGGTGGTGAGCTGTTTCGTTTAGTGAATGTTTATTTGGAGGAGAATGGTTTAAAGGTATCACGAGGCACGATAGTTGACGCCAGCATTATCAACGCACCAAGCTCAACCAAGAACAAAGACAAACAACGCGACCCGGAAATGAAGCAGACTAGGAAAGGCAACCAGTGGTATTTTGGCATGAAAGCACACATTGGTGTGGACAGCAAAACCAAGCTGATTCATTCGGTTGTCGTGACACCTGCAAATGTTCATGACTCTCAGGTGCTGGAAGATTTACTTCACGGAGATGAAACTCGATTATGGGGGGATTCTGCTTACGCTGGCCTAAAGGAAGTGCTTAAAGAGCGAGCTCCCAATGCCAAAGATTTCACTCAGAGAAAGGCGTATCGCAACAGGCCGCTTTCAGATCAGGAAAGATCGTCAAACCGATTCAAATCGAAAATACGGTCTCGTGTTGAGCATGTATTTGGCGTGCTGAAAGGCCAGTTTGGTTACAAAAAAGTGAGATACAAAGGGTTGGATAAGAACGCACATGCGGTATTTACAAAATGTGCGTTGGCGAATATTGTGCTTGCCAAAAGGCATTTGCAGCCAGTTTAA
- a CDS encoding cation:proton antiporter regulatory subunit, translating to MPHESHYIGTTITDSGLPDQDINVLTLYRGNSIIPNPKYSRKLEADDKLLCFGKLENMRKLISKENKRKRSPKVLKLSEQAQTGSETDTDPEDH from the coding sequence ATCCCCCATGAATCCCATTATATCGGCACGACAATTACCGATTCAGGCTTGCCAGATCAAGATATTAACGTTCTAACTCTTTATCGCGGCAACTCAATTATTCCTAACCCCAAATACTCTCGCAAGCTTGAAGCGGATGACAAATTGCTTTGTTTCGGCAAACTGGAAAACATGCGCAAGCTTATCTCCAAGGAAAACAAGCGGAAACGAAGCCCCAAAGTGCTGAAACTGTCAGAACAGGCTCAAACCGGCTCCGAAACAGATACTGATCCTGAGGATCATTGA
- a CDS encoding lipase family protein, which translates to MKLLNHTRITKVAKTTLLACSFLMPIAANAASLESTRISYTADRNSLIESDITQQLREASDTCFKIDKITGQVIPCETKTGGSSGSGDVDDSPDSTPGIVPKAFDYFDADQNQLDYEQDPESVIINAYLLSQLSAVSYRNPGYGVDSEGDQAYALAEELGLEHLEVIERSFSSFWDLGGVGGESLAYVFYNDHAVFVVFQGSKGWLDWEESNIDFWPYAKPEWGYDLVSYCFIRCISYQTNVVTLHNGFYDAMDIIFDDVLEAIEPLLQGRKLWITGHSLGGAVSVLTAFRLQHDHNIDVQGVHVFGAPAVGDSDWENAFEAEMSNVHRWGVEGDPAPLATQAPMFYHVGNINNLYEDGDFLLNASASQMLGLSAPCLWAGGPQYGATVRHMSYWPRMHNVFSADNPDLAVLLPDSLPGVDGACE; encoded by the coding sequence ATGAAATTACTCAACCACACCCGAATCACCAAAGTTGCAAAAACGACACTTCTGGCTTGCTCTTTTCTGATGCCGATTGCTGCAAATGCGGCGTCCCTGGAGAGTACCCGGATTTCATACACTGCTGATCGGAACAGTCTTATCGAAAGTGATATTACTCAGCAGTTAAGAGAGGCATCAGATACCTGTTTCAAAATTGATAAAATTACAGGTCAAGTTATTCCTTGTGAGACCAAAACTGGTGGCAGCAGTGGTTCTGGTGACGTTGATGATTCCCCTGACAGTACGCCGGGTATTGTGCCCAAAGCCTTTGACTATTTTGATGCGGATCAGAATCAGTTGGATTATGAGCAAGACCCCGAAAGTGTAATCATAAATGCCTATCTGCTTTCGCAGCTTTCGGCCGTTTCCTATCGTAATCCGGGCTATGGTGTCGATAGTGAGGGGGATCAGGCTTATGCACTGGCCGAAGAGCTTGGTCTTGAACACCTGGAAGTTATCGAGCGTTCGTTTTCGTCTTTCTGGGATCTCGGTGGGGTTGGCGGTGAAAGTCTGGCGTATGTGTTTTATAACGATCATGCGGTTTTTGTCGTGTTTCAAGGGTCGAAAGGCTGGCTGGACTGGGAGGAAAGTAATATTGATTTTTGGCCCTATGCCAAACCGGAGTGGGGTTATGACCTTGTCAGCTATTGCTTCATCCGCTGTATCAGTTATCAAACGAACGTGGTCACCTTGCATAATGGTTTTTATGATGCCATGGACATTATTTTTGATGATGTACTGGAGGCAATAGAGCCCTTGTTACAAGGGCGAAAATTATGGATAACCGGGCATAGTTTAGGTGGTGCGGTGTCTGTACTCACTGCATTCCGATTACAGCATGACCATAATATTGATGTTCAGGGCGTACACGTTTTTGGTGCACCTGCGGTCGGGGACAGTGATTGGGAAAATGCCTTCGAAGCTGAAATGAGTAACGTGCATCGCTGGGGTGTAGAGGGGGATCCCGCACCACTGGCTACACAAGCACCCATGTTCTATCACGTTGGCAATATCAATAACCTGTATGAAGATGGTGATTTTCTTCTCAATGCCAGCGCGTCCCAAATGCTGGGGCTTTCTGCACCTTGTCTATGGGCAGGTGGGCCTCAGTACGGTGCAACTGTTCGTCATATGAGTTACTGGCCTCGTATGCATAACGTGTTCAGCGCCGATAATCCAGACTTGGCTGTATTATTGCCCGACTCTTTACCCGGTGTTGATGGTGCTTGTGAATAG